The following are from one region of the Paenibacillus sp. KS-LC4 genome:
- a CDS encoding iron ABC transporter permease has protein sequence MQSSTFKNYAWLGMGLALALLVMLVLAPLLIVFGTSLYTDERLDLLAPLQIIRQSELSEVLFNSIWLGLCVIAATTVLAFPLAWVMAKTPLRRHKWLDIVLLIPFMTPPYIGSMGWMLFMQTNGYMEQFIPAASAITPAFFSFGGMVAIMSLHLFPFLYLLLRNALLQIGGSMEEAAAVHGGGFLYRLRRIVLPLLLSSYVMGSLLIFVKTIAEFGTPATFGRKIGFYVMTSEIHKYISNWPIDFGKATSLASVLLAACLVMWYIQSTISSRYSYRLVGGKGAIKQATTMSRWGRALCWLYIAVLLIASIGIPYFSIITASLLKLRGVGLAWDNLTLQHYVELLTPGSSSLDALLNSFGLSIVASTIAVVLGTWFALTVQRSRTPGQKLVDLLSLLPNTVPGIVIVVGLILLWNAKWMPIPLYNTYGMVVLTYVILFLPYTVQYVKASYGQIDPMLLQAGQVFGGRRLYVLRRILLPLLLPGMLAGWMMTFTISNRELVASLLVLPPSMKTSATYIFAQFEQGEVSMGMAMAVITVGVTTVLLLAMNVFSSQQKVE, from the coding sequence ATGCAATCCTCTACATTCAAAAACTATGCATGGCTCGGCATGGGGCTGGCGCTGGCGCTGCTCGTCATGCTGGTGCTTGCGCCGCTGCTAATCGTATTTGGCACGAGCTTATATACCGACGAGAGGCTGGATTTGCTAGCTCCGCTGCAAATCATTAGGCAGAGCGAGCTGAGCGAGGTGCTGTTTAACTCGATTTGGCTTGGACTATGCGTCATCGCGGCCACGACGGTGCTTGCCTTTCCGCTGGCCTGGGTTATGGCGAAGACACCGCTGCGCCGTCATAAGTGGCTGGATATCGTGCTGCTCATCCCCTTTATGACTCCGCCTTACATCGGGTCAATGGGCTGGATGCTGTTCATGCAGACGAATGGCTACATGGAGCAGTTCATTCCGGCGGCTTCGGCTATCACTCCCGCCTTCTTCAGCTTTGGCGGCATGGTGGCGATTATGAGCCTGCATTTATTTCCGTTTCTGTATTTGCTGCTGCGCAATGCGCTTTTGCAAATCGGCGGCAGCATGGAGGAGGCTGCGGCGGTACATGGCGGCGGCTTTCTGTACCGCTTGCGGCGCATCGTGCTGCCGCTGCTGCTGTCCAGCTACGTTATGGGCAGCCTGCTCATTTTTGTAAAAACGATTGCTGAGTTCGGCACACCCGCGACCTTTGGGCGCAAAATCGGCTTTTACGTCATGACCTCGGAAATTCATAAATATATTTCCAACTGGCCGATTGATTTTGGCAAGGCAACTTCCCTTGCTTCGGTGCTGCTCGCCGCATGCCTTGTGATGTGGTATATCCAAAGCACGATTAGCAGCCGCTACTCCTATCGTTTAGTCGGAGGGAAGGGTGCCATCAAGCAGGCAACGACGATGAGCCGCTGGGGTCGTGCATTGTGCTGGCTGTATATTGCGGTGCTGCTCATTGCCTCCATCGGCATCCCGTATTTCTCGATTATTACGGCATCGCTCTTGAAGCTGCGCGGCGTAGGCCTGGCATGGGACAATTTGACGCTTCAGCATTATGTGGAGCTGCTTACGCCGGGGTCTTCTAGTCTGGATGCGCTGTTGAACAGCTTCGGCCTGTCGATTGTCGCCTCTACGATTGCCGTCGTGCTTGGCACATGGTTCGCTCTGACGGTGCAGCGCTCGCGTACGCCGGGGCAGAAGCTGGTTGATTTGCTCAGCCTGCTGCCGAATACAGTGCCGGGCATCGTCATCGTTGTCGGTTTGATTCTGTTATGGAACGCAAAGTGGATGCCGATTCCGCTTTATAATACGTACGGCATGGTTGTGCTGACGTATGTCATTTTGTTCCTGCCATACACGGTGCAATACGTGAAAGCGAGCTACGGGCAAATTGACCCCATGCTGCTCCAGGCGGGTCAAGTGTTTGGCGGGCGCAGGCTCTATGTGCTGCGGCGGATTTTGCTGCCGCTGCTGCTGCCGGGCATGCTGGCGGGCTGGATGATGACGTTCACCATATCCAATCGGGAGCTGGTGGCGTCGCTGCTCGTGCTGCCGCCGTCGATGAAAACGTCGGCGACCTATATTTTTGCCCAGTTTGAGCAGGGTGAGGTGTCGATGGGAATGGCGATGGCCGTCATTACGGTCGGCGTCACAACCGTGCTGCTGCTGGCGATGAATGTTTTTAGCTCACAACAGAAAGTGGAATAG
- a CDS encoding ABC transporter substrate-binding protein, whose translation MKLAKKGMMLALTAFMGVSLAGCGAAATNGQASSEPSASPSTPAASAAAEQAQPAEVKLSGSVVVYSAGPEGLANKIKEGFEAKTGVKVEMFQGTTGKILARMEAEKSNPAVDVLVLASLPAMQGLKEDGILMSYPEAAHADKLIADWSDKDGQYFSYSASALGIVYNTKLVQTPPTSWADLAKPEWSGKVNIPDPSLSGSALDFISGYLSASGDGGWSLFESYKQNGVAMAGANQEALDPVITGAKSVVAAGVDYMAYKAKAAGEPVDIVYPKEGSVISPRPAAIVGTTKNADNAKAFIDYLLSDDAQKMVTGAYLLPGRSDVEAKDRASVDAIPTFDVNWQWMNENSDSVTTKFTQLFK comes from the coding sequence ATGAAATTAGCTAAAAAAGGCATGATGCTTGCTTTAACCGCATTTATGGGAGTCAGCTTAGCAGGCTGCGGAGCTGCAGCAACCAATGGGCAAGCGAGCAGTGAACCATCTGCATCACCTTCGACTCCTGCTGCTTCTGCAGCAGCGGAGCAAGCGCAGCCGGCAGAGGTAAAGCTGAGCGGCAGCGTAGTGGTATATAGCGCAGGACCGGAAGGACTTGCGAACAAAATTAAGGAAGGCTTTGAAGCGAAGACTGGCGTGAAGGTCGAAATGTTCCAAGGCACAACGGGCAAAATTCTTGCTCGCATGGAAGCGGAAAAATCCAATCCGGCCGTTGATGTGCTTGTACTGGCATCCCTTCCGGCGATGCAGGGCTTGAAGGAGGATGGCATTCTTATGAGCTATCCGGAAGCGGCTCATGCAGACAAGCTGATTGCTGACTGGTCGGATAAGGATGGTCAATATTTCAGCTACAGCGCTTCTGCGCTTGGCATTGTGTATAATACGAAGCTTGTACAGACGCCGCCAACATCATGGGCCGATCTGGCTAAGCCGGAGTGGAGCGGCAAGGTTAACATTCCTGATCCATCGTTGTCCGGCTCGGCACTTGATTTTATTTCCGGCTATTTGAGCGCATCGGGCGATGGCGGCTGGTCGCTATTCGAAAGCTATAAGCAAAACGGCGTAGCGATGGCTGGCGCGAATCAAGAGGCGCTTGATCCCGTTATCACAGGAGCGAAATCCGTTGTAGCGGCTGGCGTTGATTACATGGCGTACAAAGCGAAAGCGGCTGGCGAGCCAGTTGATATTGTTTATCCAAAAGAGGGCAGCGTCATTAGCCCGCGTCCAGCCGCTATTGTCGGCACAACCAAAAACGCGGACAATGCTAAAGCTTTTATCGACTATCTGCTGTCTGATGATGCTCAAAAAATGGTTACTGGCGCTTATTTGCTCCCAGGCCGCTCGGACGTGGAGGCGAAGGATCGCGCAAGTGTGGACGCAATTCCTACCTTCGATGTGAACTGGCAGTGGATGAACGAAAATAGCGACAGCGTGACGACGAAGTTTACCCAATTGTTTAAATAA
- a CDS encoding YIP1 family protein, which produces MQQGNWTYWLRVWVHPRQTIRHFLNHPAPFWPLVVIASFSGLFQILDTGAEFAWGHYLYLGIILLLAIVAGGALGIGGLFLSSVLYKWVGSWFGGTASRQQLYIAFARGVLAPSVLIGLLWIPKLLLFGKGAFTDSPAMYASGLASALNLPGGLLTALQWLLAIIKIGLTIWMSIIMLHAVGEAHQFSAWRALGVSLIITFATFALIMILVLPFLVIGLIAN; this is translated from the coding sequence ATGCAGCAGGGAAATTGGACATATTGGCTTCGAGTGTGGGTTCATCCTCGTCAGACGATTAGGCATTTTCTCAATCACCCGGCGCCATTTTGGCCGCTTGTCGTGATTGCCTCATTTAGCGGATTGTTTCAAATATTGGATACTGGTGCTGAGTTTGCATGGGGACACTACCTATACTTAGGTATTATATTGCTGCTGGCGATTGTAGCTGGCGGTGCGCTCGGGATAGGTGGTTTATTTTTATCTAGTGTATTGTATAAATGGGTGGGCTCGTGGTTCGGCGGCACTGCCAGCAGGCAGCAATTGTACATTGCCTTTGCTCGGGGTGTTTTGGCGCCTTCTGTATTAATTGGGCTGCTTTGGATTCCGAAGCTGCTGCTGTTCGGAAAAGGTGCCTTTACCGATTCACCAGCTATGTATGCGAGTGGACTCGCCTCGGCGCTTAACCTTCCAGGTGGCCTACTGACTGCTCTTCAATGGCTGCTAGCCATTATCAAAATTGGCTTGACCATCTGGATGTCCATTATTATGCTGCATGCGGTGGGTGAAGCTCACCAGTTTTCGGCTTGGCGCGCACTCGGCGTTTCATTGATTATTACGTTCGCCACATTCGCACTTATAATGATTCTTGTATTGCCATTTTTAGTCATTGGTCTAATCGCAAATTAG
- the hisC gene encoding histidinol-phosphate transaminase: protein MSKFWSPLAASLVPYVPGEQPKDKQYIKLNTNENPYPPSPKVIEAIQAAANEDLRLYPDPTGGALVQSLASYFDVTPNQVFVGNGSDEVLAFAFAAFFDPAKPVLFADITYSFYKVYADFYGLQADLIPLDEQFRIPLEQFHSRENGGIVIPNPNAPTAMLVPVDEFRSILEHNRDQVVIIDEAYIDFGGESAVKLVADYPNVLVIQTLSKSRSLAGLRVGWAIGSEELIEGLNRVKNSFNSYTIDRLALAGAVAAIEDEEYFQEITVKVNETREQTAVRLRELGFVVTDSTANFLFISHPDQAAETIFGKLREQGVLVRYFKQPRIDQYLRVSIGTDEEMDVFLNVIADIVMP, encoded by the coding sequence ATGAGTAAGTTCTGGAGCCCACTTGCGGCATCGTTAGTGCCTTATGTGCCGGGCGAGCAGCCAAAGGACAAGCAATATATTAAGCTCAACACAAATGAAAACCCTTATCCGCCTTCTCCGAAGGTGATCGAGGCGATCCAAGCGGCGGCAAATGAGGATTTGCGCTTATACCCTGATCCTACGGGCGGGGCGCTTGTGCAGTCGCTGGCCTCTTATTTTGACGTTACCCCGAATCAGGTGTTTGTGGGCAATGGCTCTGATGAGGTGCTGGCGTTCGCTTTCGCGGCGTTTTTCGATCCTGCTAAGCCGGTGCTGTTTGCTGATATTACATACAGCTTCTACAAAGTATATGCCGATTTTTACGGGTTGCAGGCGGATTTAATTCCACTGGATGAGCAGTTCCGTATACCTCTGGAGCAATTTCATTCACGTGAAAATGGCGGCATTGTCATTCCTAATCCGAATGCTCCGACGGCGATGCTTGTTCCGGTTGATGAGTTCCGCTCGATTCTTGAGCATAACCGCGATCAAGTGGTGATCATTGACGAGGCCTATATTGATTTCGGCGGCGAATCGGCTGTTAAGCTAGTTGCCGATTATCCGAACGTGCTCGTTATTCAGACGCTTTCAAAGTCGCGTTCGCTGGCTGGCTTGCGGGTAGGCTGGGCTATTGGCAGCGAGGAGCTTATCGAAGGTCTTAACCGTGTGAAAAATTCGTTCAACTCCTATACGATTGACCGTTTAGCGCTTGCGGGTGCTGTTGCGGCTATAGAAGATGAGGAGTATTTCCAGGAGATTACGGTTAAAGTGAATGAGACTAGAGAACAGACGGCTGTGCGTCTGCGGGAACTCGGCTTTGTCGTGACCGATTCCACAGCCAATTTCCTGTTTATTTCCCACCCTGACCAAGCGGCGGAAACGATTTTTGGCAAGCTGCGCGAGCAGGGCGTACTCGTTCGATATTTCAAGCAGCCTCGCATTGATCAGTATTTGCGGGTAAGTATTGGTACGGATGAGGAAATGGACGTATTTCTTAACGTAATCGCTGACATTGTAATGCCGTAA
- a CDS encoding N-acetyltransferase family protein, translating into MAEETYRIRDAVQEDLPGIVAIYNSTVASRQVTADLEPSTVEAKQAWFDEHAPDTRPLWVVEEDGELLAWFSFQSFYGRPAYQATAEISIYIAEPHRARGLGSMLLQHALEACPALHIRTLLGFIFAHNAPSLGLLGKFGFEQWAYMPKVAELDGVERDLVIMGLRVG; encoded by the coding sequence ATGGCAGAGGAAACGTATCGTATTCGCGATGCCGTGCAGGAGGATTTGCCCGGCATTGTAGCTATATATAATTCAACGGTTGCATCGCGTCAGGTGACAGCGGATTTGGAGCCGTCAACGGTGGAAGCTAAGCAGGCCTGGTTTGACGAGCATGCGCCGGATACTAGGCCGCTCTGGGTAGTGGAAGAGGATGGAGAGCTGCTGGCTTGGTTCAGCTTTCAGTCCTTTTATGGACGTCCAGCCTATCAGGCAACGGCTGAAATCAGTATCTATATAGCGGAGCCGCATCGTGCGCGCGGTTTGGGAAGCATGCTGCTCCAGCATGCGCTTGAGGCATGTCCGGCGTTGCATATTCGAACGCTGCTCGGCTTTATTTTTGCCCACAATGCTCCTAGCCTTGGACTGCTTGGCAAGTTCGGTTTTGAGCAATGGGCATATATGCCCAAGGTGGCCGAGCTGGATGGGGTAGAGCGGGATTTGGTCATTATGGGACTGCGGGTTGGATAA
- a CDS encoding ribonuclease J, translating to MYAVQYANDIIVIDCGSKFPDEELLGIDIIVPDISYLIENKDKVRALLITHGHEDHIGGLPYILKQLSLPVYASRLTMGLIEGKLKEAGLLGATERHLIHAESELKFGTMTASFFRTNHSIPDSLGVVLDTPEGVVVHTGDFKFDQTPVNDHHADLHRMAEIGRKGVLALLSESTNAERPGFTPSERNVGANFIDAFRKAERRVIVSTFASNVYRLQQVIDAGVATNRKLAIIGRSMVNMITIASELGYLNIPDGMLIETNEVNRYADNQVVILCTGSQGEPMSALTRMARSNHRQIEILEGDTVIISATPIPGNERSIGRTVDELFRLGANVIYGQGAATGMHVSGHASQEELKLMLHLMAPKYFIPIHGEYRMQLHHKKLAEAVGVAKENIFLVDNGEVVEIANGQARKAGKVSSGNTYIDGLGIGDVGNIVLRDRKHLSQDGILVVVVTISKQDKTIKSGPDIISRGFVYVRESEGLLDEAGRIVSRTITKSISDNVNQWTTLKSNVKDALGRFLYEQTKRKPMILPIIMEV from the coding sequence ATGTACGCAGTACAATACGCTAACGATATTATTGTCATTGATTGCGGTTCCAAGTTTCCCGATGAAGAGCTGCTGGGCATTGATATTATCGTGCCGGACATTTCTTATTTAATCGAGAACAAGGACAAGGTCAGAGCGCTGCTCATTACGCACGGCCATGAAGACCACATCGGTGGATTACCTTATATTTTGAAGCAGCTTAGCCTGCCTGTCTACGCAAGTCGTCTGACAATGGGACTGATCGAAGGCAAGCTGAAGGAAGCCGGCCTGCTTGGCGCAACGGAAAGACATTTGATTCATGCAGAATCCGAGTTGAAATTCGGAACAATGACTGCAAGCTTCTTCCGTACAAACCACAGTATTCCGGATTCCCTCGGTGTTGTACTGGATACGCCTGAAGGTGTCGTCGTACACACAGGCGACTTCAAGTTTGATCAGACGCCGGTTAACGACCACCATGCTGATCTTCACCGCATGGCTGAGATTGGCCGCAAAGGCGTATTGGCTCTTCTATCGGAGAGCACAAATGCAGAGCGTCCAGGCTTCACGCCTTCAGAAAGAAATGTCGGAGCGAACTTCATAGACGCTTTCCGCAAAGCAGAGCGCCGCGTTATCGTATCGACGTTCGCCTCGAACGTATACCGCTTGCAGCAGGTTATCGACGCGGGTGTCGCAACGAACCGCAAGCTGGCGATTATTGGCCGCAGCATGGTCAATATGATTACGATTGCTTCTGAGCTTGGCTATTTGAATATTCCGGATGGAATGCTCATTGAAACGAATGAAGTAAACCGTTATGCTGACAATCAGGTCGTTATTTTGTGCACGGGCAGCCAAGGCGAGCCAATGTCGGCGCTTACGCGTATGGCGCGTTCCAACCACCGCCAGATTGAAATTCTGGAGGGAGATACGGTTATTATTTCCGCAACGCCGATTCCAGGCAACGAGCGGAGCATTGGCCGTACAGTAGATGAGCTGTTCCGCCTTGGCGCGAACGTCATCTATGGTCAGGGCGCTGCTACAGGCATGCACGTATCCGGCCATGCCAGCCAAGAAGAGCTGAAGCTGATGCTTCATCTAATGGCTCCAAAATATTTCATTCCGATTCACGGTGAATACCGGATGCAGCTTCACCACAAGAAGCTTGCTGAAGCAGTAGGCGTCGCGAAGGAAAATATTTTCCTTGTCGATAATGGCGAGGTGGTCGAAATTGCGAATGGCCAAGCGCGCAAAGCGGGTAAGGTTTCGTCCGGCAATACGTATATCGACGGCCTGGGCATTGGCGATGTCGGCAATATTGTATTGCGCGATCGCAAGCATTTGTCGCAGGATGGCATTCTCGTTGTCGTAGTAACAATCAGCAAGCAGGATAAAACGATCAAATCAGGTCCGGATATTATTTCGCGCGGTTTCGTCTATGTACGTGAATCGGAAGGTCTGCTCGACGAAGCAGGCCGCATTGTATCCCGCACCATTACTAAATCAATTAGCGACAACGTCAATCAATGGACGACGCTAAAATCTAATGTAAAAGACGCGCTCGGACGATTCTTATATGAGCAAACGAAAAGAAAGCCGATGATTCTTCCGATCATCATGGAAGTTTAA
- a CDS encoding LysR substrate-binding domain-containing protein, which translates to MNLLKLKIIELLDKHKKITPVAHELDLKQPTITYHMKSLEQEMGVKLFEARADKMLLTAPGKALLHYAVRINKLAQEAERVVMEYGSLTRGKLTIGASYVPATYVLPEVLSDFSKHHPGIEISVLVKPAPIIKEKLWNHDIHLGLISSEPFEQPSLFTKRLCEDELVVIFSPEHHLAAYEALNPGLIATANFVLHGEQSSTREMTTRWLDNHRIALIGPIELDSIEAIKQTVQQGGHIAFISELSVQEEVRKGQLLMRKIPNTRFQRSIYCCYNKDRYDSKLTEQFMDTLQRSFKNSLTPSNNYWNN; encoded by the coding sequence GTGAATTTATTGAAGCTAAAAATTATCGAGCTGCTCGACAAGCATAAGAAAATTACCCCCGTTGCCCATGAGCTGGATCTCAAGCAACCAACCATCACCTATCATATGAAAAGCCTAGAGCAGGAAATGGGCGTCAAGCTGTTCGAGGCACGGGCAGATAAAATGCTGCTGACCGCACCCGGCAAAGCGCTGCTCCATTATGCGGTGCGCATCAATAAGCTGGCGCAGGAGGCCGAGCGCGTCGTTATGGAATATGGCAGCCTTACCCGCGGTAAGCTCACGATCGGCGCGAGCTACGTACCTGCCACCTATGTGCTGCCGGAGGTGCTGAGCGATTTTTCCAAGCATCATCCGGGCATTGAAATTTCCGTTCTGGTGAAGCCTGCACCTATTATTAAAGAAAAGCTATGGAACCACGACATTCATCTCGGTCTTATCTCCTCAGAGCCTTTCGAACAGCCGTCCCTATTCACCAAGCGCCTTTGCGAGGACGAACTGGTCGTTATTTTTTCCCCTGAGCATCATCTGGCTGCTTATGAAGCACTTAATCCGGGTCTCATTGCAACAGCAAACTTTGTGCTGCATGGCGAGCAGTCCAGTACACGGGAAATGACAACGAGGTGGCTGGATAATCACCGCATTGCTCTCATTGGGCCGATTGAGCTCGATTCAATTGAAGCAATTAAGCAGACGGTGCAGCAAGGCGGGCATATTGCTTTTATATCAGAGCTTTCCGTGCAGGAGGAGGTTAGAAAAGGGCAGCTGCTCATGCGCAAAATTCCGAATACCCGCTTTCAGCGATCGATTTATTGCTGCTATAACAAGGATCGCTATGACTCCAAGCTAACCGAACAATTTATGGATACCCTCCAAAGAAGCTTCAAAAATTCTCTGACCCCATCCAATAATTATTGGAATAATTAA
- a CDS encoding ABC transporter ATP-binding protein has product MGHIVMNHLEKSFGAVQALRPSSLSIAKGSFTTLLGPSGCGKTTLLRMLAGLETPDGGEIHVNGECYYSKMKRINKPAHQRHFGMVFQDFALWPHMTVFENVAFGLRAAGMKAGLQEAVLGALETVRLGGMEKRYPHQLSGGQQQRVAFARAIVMKPQLVLFDEPLSALDALLRDEMRAELLHLVKEAGVTALYVTHDQTEAMSMSDEVVVLQGGEILQQGTPEQIYSAPEHPFVARFIGKSNWLMKDKWMLRPEHVRFREADAEDHRFEAEVRHASYMGDRYEVELEMKENMGIWTAYSPSRLLVGDKVQVYASPEHVHEVVS; this is encoded by the coding sequence ATGGGACATATTGTAATGAATCATTTGGAAAAGTCCTTCGGTGCTGTTCAGGCGCTGCGGCCTTCCAGCCTATCAATTGCCAAAGGCAGCTTTACGACGCTGCTTGGCCCTTCGGGCTGCGGCAAGACGACGCTGCTGCGAATGCTCGCAGGACTTGAAACCCCGGATGGCGGCGAGATTCATGTGAATGGAGAATGCTACTATTCCAAAATGAAGCGGATCAATAAACCAGCTCATCAGCGGCATTTCGGAATGGTTTTTCAAGATTTTGCGCTTTGGCCGCATATGACGGTGTTTGAAAATGTCGCCTTTGGCCTGCGTGCAGCCGGTATGAAAGCCGGGCTTCAGGAAGCGGTGCTGGGCGCGCTCGAGACTGTCCGTCTAGGGGGAATGGAGAAGCGCTACCCCCATCAGCTGTCCGGCGGACAGCAGCAGCGCGTTGCTTTTGCCAGAGCGATCGTCATGAAGCCGCAGCTCGTGCTGTTCGACGAGCCGCTCAGTGCGCTGGATGCGCTGCTGCGCGATGAGATGCGGGCAGAGCTGCTGCATCTGGTGAAGGAAGCGGGTGTGACGGCGCTTTACGTCACCCATGATCAGACGGAGGCGATGAGCATGTCGGATGAGGTTGTCGTGCTGCAAGGCGGAGAAATATTGCAGCAAGGCACGCCGGAGCAAATCTATAGCGCCCCGGAGCATCCCTTCGTCGCTCGTTTTATCGGCAAGTCCAATTGGCTTATGAAGGACAAATGGATGCTGCGACCTGAGCATGTGCGCTTTCGTGAGGCGGATGCGGAGGACCACCGCTTCGAGGCGGAGGTGCGCCATGCCAGCTACATGGGCGACCGTTATGAGGTAGAGCTGGAGATGAAAGAGAATATGGGCATTTGGACAGCCTATTCACCGTCAAGGCTGCTCGTTGGCGATAAGGTTCAGGTATACGCCTCGCCAGAGCATGTACACGAAGTAGTGTCGTAG
- a CDS encoding MBL fold metallo-hydrolase, with amino-acid sequence MMQLTIWGGAGEHGRSSYLLQYKNEAVLLDCGGKKEGGGQYPLISPEVLPQLKAVFLSHAHEDHSMALPLLYKHGYEGEVWTSRVTAQQLPGYFQAWGRYARSQAAELPYGEEHIAAIRYAYLEERSSAGEWSNVFPGLRMKWGRSGHLPGAVWLALDWHGKLVYFSGDYTAESALLAADEPQLGMMGEGSEGTDAARCLIAATRCIADLAIIDAAYGANSDSQAVRLAELEQATEVVLRAQGSVLYPVPTSGRGQELLLWASERFPEAQLIVERALMEPLRQLTALPEWLHVGALARIEKLLASDRLTIVASEEERLRALAGKGSSLIFTNDGMMQSEVARWYYQQLASVSRHAVLLTGHLASGSYGEMALRGSDSGVPDFPLPVQHICYKVHQGLPDVRQMLERVPSRAVVLAHAVKPRTDELLEVLKEEGYKGVYSLSPGDLFFV; translated from the coding sequence ATGATGCAACTGACCATTTGGGGTGGAGCGGGCGAGCATGGACGCTCCAGCTATTTGCTGCAATATAAGAACGAGGCCGTATTGCTGGACTGCGGCGGGAAAAAAGAAGGCGGCGGCCAGTATCCGCTCATTAGCCCGGAAGTGCTTCCACAGCTGAAAGCGGTATTTTTATCGCATGCGCATGAGGATCATTCGATGGCGCTGCCGCTGCTGTATAAGCACGGTTATGAAGGTGAAGTATGGACGAGCCGCGTGACGGCGCAGCAGCTTCCGGGTTATTTTCAGGCGTGGGGTCGTTATGCCCGCTCGCAGGCTGCCGAGCTTCCTTATGGGGAAGAGCATATTGCGGCTATCCGCTATGCTTATTTGGAGGAGCGGTCCAGCGCCGGTGAATGGAGCAATGTATTTCCGGGGCTGCGCATGAAGTGGGGGCGCAGCGGGCATTTGCCGGGCGCGGTGTGGTTAGCGCTGGATTGGCATGGAAAGCTGGTTTATTTCTCGGGAGATTACACCGCGGAATCAGCTCTGCTTGCGGCAGATGAGCCGCAACTAGGAATGATGGGCGAGGGAAGTGAAGGGACGGATGCCGCCCGCTGCCTGATTGCAGCGACGAGATGTATCGCGGATCTTGCAATCATCGACGCAGCCTACGGGGCGAATTCGGATTCACAGGCGGTTCGGCTGGCGGAGCTGGAGCAGGCAACCGAAGTGGTGCTGCGGGCGCAGGGCTCTGTGCTGTATCCGGTACCGACGAGCGGGAGAGGGCAGGAGCTGCTGTTGTGGGCGAGCGAGCGCTTCCCAGAGGCGCAGCTTATTGTGGAGCGGGCGCTGATGGAGCCGCTCCGCCAGCTGACTGCGTTGCCTGAATGGCTTCATGTCGGAGCGCTGGCTCGTATAGAGAAGCTGCTGGCGAGTGACAGGCTAACGATTGTCGCAAGTGAAGAGGAGCGCTTGAGGGCGCTTGCTGGCAAGGGCAGCTCCCTGATTTTTACGAATGATGGCATGATGCAGTCTGAGGTTGCACGCTGGTACTACCAGCAGCTTGCGAGCGTATCCCGCCATGCCGTACTGCTGACCGGTCATCTCGCTTCCGGCTCTTATGGCGAAATGGCACTGCGGGGAAGCGACAGCGGAGTCCCCGACTTCCCGCTTCCGGTGCAGCATATCTGCTATAAGGTGCATCAGGGCTTGCCGGATGTCCGCCAGATGCTGGAGCGGGTGCCCAGCCGTGCTGTCGTGCTGGCACATGCCGTTAAGCCTAGAACGGATGAGTTGCTTGAAGTGTTGAAGGAAGAGGGCTATAAGGGAGTTTATTCGCTGAGTCCGGGTGACCTGTTCTTTGTTTGA